A single Chiroxiphia lanceolata isolate bChiLan1 chromosome 25, bChiLan1.pri, whole genome shotgun sequence DNA region contains:
- the SLC16A1 gene encoding monocarboxylate transporter 1, whose product MPPPVGGPVGYTPPEGGWGWAVVVGAFISIGFSYAFPKSITVFFKEIEVIFNASSSKVSWISSIMLAVMYAGGPISSILVNKYGSRPIMIAGGCLSGCGLIAASFCNTVEELYFCVGVIGGLGLAFNLNPALTMIGKYFFKKRPLANGLAMAGSPVFLSTLAPVNQMFFGIFGWRGSFLILGGLLLNCCVAGSLMRPIGPKPDQSKEAQQEAGKAGKKDDGDTSTDLIDGKSKKEKSSFFQTINKFLDLSLFTHRGFLLYLSGNVIMFFGLFAPLVFLSNYAKSKKIPSESAAFLLSILAFVDMVARPSMGLVANTKWIRPRVQYFFAISVIYNGVCHLLVPMSTTYAGFCIYAGFFGFAFGWLSSILFETLMDLVGAQRFSSAVGLVTIVECCPVLLGPPVLGRLNDMYGDYKYTYWACGVVLIIAGIYLFIGMGINYRLVAKEQKAEKAKKEGKEEETNVDEPEKPKEANNDVASSAPSPQKSSEDVVKEEESRM is encoded by the exons ATGCCACCGCCCGTCGGAGGCCCCGTGGGATACACCCCTCCTGAAGGAGGATGGGGGTGGGCCGTGGTCGTCGGAGCCTTCATCTCCATTGGATTTTCCTATGCCTTCCCCAAATCCATCACTGTGTTCTTCAAAGAGATCGAGGTCATCTTCAACGCGTCCAGCAGCAAAGTCTCCTGGATCTCGTCCATCATGCTGGCTGTTATGTATGCAGGAG GTCCCATCAGCAGCATCCTGGTGAACAAGTACGGCAGCAGGCCCATCATGATCGCGGGCGGGTGCCTCTCGGGCTGCGGGCTGATCGCAGCCTCCTTCTGCAACACGGTGGAGGAGCTCTACTTCTGTGTTGGGGTCATAGGGG GCCTTGGACTCGCCTTCAACTTGAACCCAGCCTTAACCATGATCGGCAAGTACTTCTTCAAGAAGCGTCCACTGGCCAACGGGCTGGCGATGGCAGGAAGCCCTGTCTTCCTCTCCACCCTGGCACCCGTCAACCAGATGTTCTTTGGCATATTTGGCTGGCGGGGCAGCTTCCTCATCCTCGGTGGCCTCCTGCTGAACTGCTGCGTGGCCGGATCCCTGATGAGGCCCATAGGTCCCAAGCCAGATCAGAGTAAGGAGGcgcagcaggaggctgggaagGCAGGCAAAAAGGATGATGGTGACACCAGCACAGACCTCATCGATGGCAAGAGCAAGAAAGAGAAGAGCTCGTTCTTCCAGACAATCAACAAGTTCTTGGACCTGTCTCTGTTCACGCACAGGGGCTTCCTGCTCTATCTGTCAGGCAATGTGATCATGTTCTTTGGGCTGTTCGCTCCCTTGGTCTTCCTCAGCAATTATGCAAAGAGCAAGAAGATCCCTAGTGAGTCTGCAGCCTTCCTGCTCTCCATCCTGGCCTTTGTGGACATGGTGGCTAGACCTTCCATGGGACTGGTGGCAAACACCAAGTGGATCAGACCTCGCGTCCAGTATTTCTTTGCCATCTCTGTGATTTACAACGGGGTTTGCCACCTCTTGGTCCCCATGTCCACCACCTATGCTGGCTTCTGCATTTATGCTGGATTCTTTGGCTTTGCCTTTGGCTGGCTGAGCTCGATCCTGTTTGAGACCCTGATGGACCTGGTGGGAGCTCAGCGGTTCTCCAGCGCCGTCGGCCTGGTGACCATCGTGGAGTGCTGCCCTGTGCTTCTGGGACCCCCTGTGCTAG GGAGGCTCAATGACATGTATGGTGACTACAAGTACACGTACTGGGCCTGCGGGGTCGTCCTCATCATTGCTGGGATCTACCTCTTCATCGGGATGGGCATCAACTACCGCCTGGTGGCAAAGGAGCAGAAGGCGGAGAAGGcgaagaaggaagggaaggaggaggagaccaACGTGGACGAGCCCGAGAAGCCGAAAGAGGCGAACAACGACGTGGCCTCCTCGGCCCCCTCGCCTCAGAAGAGCTCTGAGGATGTTGTCAAAGAGGAGGAGAGCCGCATGTGA